The genomic segment AGTATACGCATTAATGAGAATCCTAAAAAACTCTGATTTTACATATCTACTGAAAAGTTTATCTAAAATAATCTCTTTTGACGGTTCATATATATAATCATATTTTAGTTCATCTACAGGTACTTTTTCTATAGGAAGTATCTGTTTTATAACAATCTGTTGAGAAAACAGCGATTTATATTCCGCATATATTACATTAAACCTTAAAAGTTTATTAAAAAAAAATAACTTTGTAATTTCATCTGAAATGATTTCCGCTTGATTGGAAGAAAAATTTTTAAATACATCAAAATAATCATGATTTATTTTTAGCCCGTTCCTCCTGAAGAATTCCCTGCCTTTTTTTCCTATAACGGAAATATCCAATTCAGTTTGTGGTTTTGATTTTATAAATTCAAAAGTTTTTTTTATTATATTGGTATTATACGAACCACAAAGTCCTTTTTCTGATGTTATTACAAGAAGCCCTTCGTTATTTGTTATGCCGGCTTCTAAAAACGGATGTGACTTCCCTGTTTTCTTAAGCAAATCAAATAGCAACTGTTGGATTTTTTGTGAGTAAGATTTTGTTGAATTTATTTGTTGTTGTAATTTCTGAAACCTTGCGGCAGAAATCATCTGCATCGCCCTGGTTGTTTTCTGTATTGATTTAGTTGATTTTATCTTTTTTCTTATTTCCCTTAAAGTCGCCATAATAAAAAATTACTTCTGCTGTCATTGCGAGAGCCAATTTATTGGCTCGTGGCAATCCTGTCTTAGACGGACTACATTTTACGAGATTGCTTCGCTAACGCTCGCAATGACAAATTACGAGATTTTTCAATATACACTATTTAGATTTATACTCTTTTATTGCACTATCTATTTTCTCATTAAGTTCTTTCGAAATTTCATTTTTCTGTCTTAATTCATCCAATATTCCAGGATATTTATTTTCAAAATACTCATATAATTCATTTTCTGTTTTTTTCACTTTTGATATTTCTATGTCATCAAGATACCCGCCAATACCTGCAAAAATAATAATTACCTGTTTTTCAATTGGAAGCGGATTATATTGGTCCTGTTTCAATATTTCAACAAGTCGTTCGCCCCTGGTTATTTGCGCTTTTGTTGAGGCGTCTAACTCAGATGAAAACTGGGCAAATGACGATAAATCGTTATACTGAGCAATTTCAAGTCTAAGACGACCGGCAACCTGTTTTATTGCCTTAGTTTGTGCATGCCCTCCTACACGGGAAACCGATAACCCGACATTTACGGCAGGACGGATACCTGAATAAAAAAGGTTACCTTCTAAAAAAATCTGACCGTCAGTTATTGAAATGACATTTGTAGGAATATAAGCTGAAATATCACCTGCCTGGGTTTCTATTATAGGAAGTGCAGTTATAGAACCACCGCCATTTTCGTCGGAAAGTTTACATGCCCGCTCAAGAAGCCGGGAATGTAAATAAAACACATCTCCGGGATATGCTTCTCTGCCAGGAGGCCTCCTTAAAAGAAGCGATATCTGCCTGTATGCCTGCGCATGTTTTGAAAGGTCGTCATATACAATAAAAACATCTTTACCTTGCCACAAAAATTCTTCCGCAATCGC from the Elusimicrobiota bacterium genome contains:
- the atpG gene encoding ATP synthase F1 subunit gamma, with product MATLREIRKKIKSTKSIQKTTRAMQMISAARFQKLQQQINSTKSYSQKIQQLLFDLLKKTGKSHPFLEAGITNNEGLLVITSEKGLCGSYNTNIIKKTFEFIKSKPQTELDISVIGKKGREFFRRNGLKINHDYFDVFKNFSSNQAEIISDEITKLFFFNKLLRFNVIYAEYKSLFSQQIVIKQILPIEKVPVDELKYDYIYEPSKEIILDKLFSRYVKSEFFRILINAYTSEIAARRNSMENATKNASELIDGLSLYLNKLRQQQITKELTEIVNASEA
- the atpA gene encoding F0F1 ATP synthase subunit alpha, producing the protein MKTGEITEIIKSKIASFNKDISINEVGSIVTVGDGIARVQGLENAFVNELIEFPNDIMGIALNLEEEEVGCILFGDEKFLKQGDIVKRTSRIMEVPVGDSLIGRIIDPLGRALDGRENPKSNKKRPIEVVAPNMAERQPVKVPLQTGIKAIDSMIPIGRGQRELIIGDRQIGKTAIAIDAIINQKNVKNRPICIYVAIGQKQSTIAGIFETLKKNKADEYTIVVSASASDPAPLLYIAPYSGCAIAEEFLWQGKDVFIVYDDLSKHAQAYRQISLLLRRPPGREAYPGDVFYLHSRLLERACKLSDENGGGSITALPIIETQAGDISAYIPTNVISITDGQIFLEGNLFYSGIRPAVNVGLSVSRVGGHAQTKAIKQVAGRLRLEIAQYNDLSSFAQFSSELDASTKAQITRGERLVEILKQDQYNPLPIEKQVIIIFAGIGGYLDDIEISKVKKTENELYEYFENKYPGILDELRQKNEISKELNEKIDSAIKEYKSK